The following is a genomic window from Anopheles aquasalis chromosome 3, idAnoAquaMG_Q_19, whole genome shotgun sequence.
CCAGGTGATGCCGAAGATCTACGATGTGATCTACGAGCTGAACGTGATCGCACCAAACATCCTGTTGTCGGTGCTGCCGCAGCTCGAGTGTAAGCTCAAATCGTCGCACGAATCGGAGCGCCTGAAGGCAGTTTCGATGTTGGCACGTATGTTCTCCGAGCGTGGCTCAACCGTGGCCAAACAGTACGGTCCGCTGTGGCGCCAGTTTCTCGGCCGCTTCTACGACATCGCCGTACCGATCCGCATCAAGTGCGTACAGAGCACGATGCACTTTTTGCTCAACCATCCGCACCTACGCCGGGACATCATCGACATACTGCGCAACCGGCAGCACGATTCGGATGAAACGGTCCGTTAcgaggtggtgatggcgatcgtCGAGACGGCGAAACGCGACTTCCAGATCGTGTCCGAATCGGAGGATCTGCTCGAGTTCGTAAAAGAGCGCACGCTAGACAAAAAATACAAGATCCGCAAGGAGGCCATGAACGGATTGGCCATGATTTACAAAAAGTACCTTAGCGACAAGAATGTACCGGAGGCGACCAAGAAGGCCGTCAACTGGATCAAGGATAAGATCCTGCACGGTTACTACATGACGGGGGTCGAGGATCGGTTGCTGGTCGAACGGCTGCTCATTACCTGCCTCGTACCGTACCAGCTCCCGGCGGAGGTGCGCATGAAGAAGCTCTACCAGCTGCTTGGCACGATCGACGACAATGCGACGAAGGCGTTCATTGAGCTGCAGAAAAATCAGCTAAAGGTACGGCGCAGCGTTGCCGATTGGATCAAGCTGCACCGTCTCAAGGAGCTGACGCCCGCGCTGCAGAAGGAGCTGAACGTAAAGTGTTCCAACATTGCCAAGCAGCTGCCTGATCCGATCAAGGCGCAGGAATTTCTGCTCAAGTTCTCCGCCCAGATGCGGAAGGACCCGAAACTGATCGCCGAGATGGAAACGATACTGAAGCGCGATGTGTCGTGTCGTGAGTGTGCGGACACGATGGCGATCGTGCTGAAGAAGCTGGGCCAACCGATTCTAACCAACACGTACTACAACACGGTCaagatgctgctcgagcgCATCGCCTCGGTGATGGTCGACAAGCAGTCGATCGGTGTGCTGATCGAGCTGATCCAAGAGTGTATGAACGGTAGCCAGGAAGTGTGCGATGAAGTTAGTCTCCCGACGGATACGGCTGGCGAGCGGGGCCTGAAGTTGCTTACCGTACTGGCGTACGTCTTCTCGGCCCACTTCCAGCACGATGAAATTCTGCGACACATGATCGGACTGCTAAATTTCGACGAACCGTACGTAGCACCGTACGTGCTGAAGGCGTTCACGTACCTGGGCCGCTACAAAGCACTGATCGAGTCCCATCCGGCCGTACTCCGTGAGCTGGCTCCCTTGTGCCGCGAGTTTGCGATCGCTGGAACACCGAAACAGGCGAAGCATGCGATCCGTTGCATGTTCGTTAACACGCAACCGGCCGGAGTGACTGGAGGTGACAGAGGAGGAGGCGCCGCCTCTGATGGTGCCACTGGCTCCAGTGCGGCCGATCTAACCGGCATCGACATATTCCCCGAGATCGTCGAGAGCCTTAAGGTTACGCTGCATCCTCAGAGTGAGCACTACCGGACGGCTATCGTTACGCTCGGGCACATTGCGTACAATTTGCCGGAAAAGTTTCACGTGCAGATCAAAAACATCATCTCGCGCAAGATCGTAAAAGAGCTGCTGGTTAAGGAGACGGCAGACGGACGAGCTGGTGTACCGTCGAAGGAGTGGTGTGACGAGGACGAACTACCCGAGGAGACCCGGTGTAAGGTGGAGGGCCTCAAAACGATGGCCCGGTGGTTGCTGGGGCTGAAGAAGGATGTGGTTTCGGCGCAGAAAACGTTTCGAATGCTCAATGCGTTCATCAGCAAGAAGGGCGATCTGCTGGAGCAGGGTGGTGCACTGTCGGCGGCGGAGAAATCCTGGCTGCGGCTTAGTGCTGGCAAGGCGATGTTGAAGATCTGCGAACAGAAAGGTGTTGGTGATCAGTTCATTGCCGATCAGTTCTACAATCTCTCACAGCTTATGGTAGGTTAAGCAGCAGAATATTCTTTTCGTTCGTTAGATATGTTGATTGTATTTTTCGCCGCGTCTGCCTTCCATAGACGGATCCCGTTCCGGAAGTTCGCGATACGTTCGTTAAGAAACTGCACAAGGGACTGAACAAGGGCGTACCGCACAAGTGCCTGCCGCTCGACTTCATGGGTTACTATGCGCTCGGTGgacgcgaaacggaacgaaggtAAGCTGTGGCAACGAGCTGTGGCATTTCCAAAGCTCACTTGGTTTAACTAAAATTATGAGCGATACAGAAAAGATTTTTGTCTAAATTTACAACAACCAGTCTCAtaaaattggatttttattaatttaatgtaACTTCAATTCCTTTACAGCTTACTGcaacaaatcaaatccaacATTGAGACAGATGTAAACAGACGACGAGAATATGTGAAAACATTTGCCACAGGTATGTAATTTTCGCGgtgcatttaaaaaaagttcTTTGCTTTTTAATGCCGCCCACCTTAACCTAACCTTCTTCCGTTCTTACAGTGGAGCGAGCTATGAGTCAACTACCGCACATTTTGCCGGACTACATGCTAGTATTCGCAGTATCGGTTCTGACGCATGATCCCCAGTTTACGCGCCCGTCCGATCCGGCCCAGCTGAGACAGATCGAGCGATGCCTGTGGCTCGTGCTGGAACCGCTCGTCACCAACAAGGAATTCTTTTGCTTTGGCTTCTACAAGAATCTGATTGAGCGCATGAAAAACCACAAGGACGCCCTAACACCGGACGATGAGACAACAAATCATGTACGTTACACTAACCAATGAGACGCGTGCACCGTGGCGTAGAATATTACTTCACTACTGATAATTGATCGTTCATTTGCTTCCCAGAAATTATGGGCAATTTGTGATATCGCTATGGGTCTGCTACTCACGAGGCTGAGCTCGTACGATGTGCGCGAATCGCCGGTCGAGGCACGCATCCCTTCGATGTACTTCCAGCCGCAACCCGAGGATTTCCACAACGATCGCTACTACATTCCCGACGACATGTTCGCTCTGACCAAGGGCGGTGGCAGCGTGCCGACGGTTCCCAGCGTCAAATCAACTACATCGGCCtccgctgctactgttggcgGTGCAAGCACGATCTTAACGGTAGGGCTTCATGCTACAATTAAATGTTTGTGGACCATACTTATCGTGCAATTAATTTGTCAGTTAAAGCAAGGATCTTCCGGTCGTATGGGCCGTCGCATATCGAATCATCAGGAGGAACACAGCGACCATACGGATAATGGGGCGGAGGATAAGAATGGTGGTACcagtcggcgtcgtcgtcatggcgCTGCCGCACCCTCAACACGACGTGGGCAAAgtaacgacgatgatgacgacagcggtgacggtggcggccgagatgaagaggacgacgacgaggaggaggacagcaACAAAGACGTTGATCACGAACAGGCCGAGGAAGCGGAGGATGACGAGGAtagcagaccaccaccacctaaaAGGGCGCACAAATAATCAACGATCAGCAAGCGTGCCCTGGAGGAGTAATGCTCTAGAAAACACCAAATTGGAAGCAAATCgttcctcccgggggggtacAGGCCTAGTGCCCCGTTTCCGTCTCCTCCTTTATGCAACGATGTTGACGAGACACAGATACAGTTTTGTGTTCGACATTCgacgttcttttttttatatctaaGTTATTTATGTATAGGTGACGAAAATTAGACATACAGGTTAACGATTTGAGAACAAGTTTTAAAGTTTCCTGTAGCGCGCTTCGTGCTGCGTGGAAAACGCGCATGTGACACAGGATTGTATGTTGTATAAAGAAGGATATTGCGCGTAACGATTATCCAGCGCGAGAGGTTTAAAtgtttcacccttttttctttccgttttcgatAATGGGTAACACCCAACATAAAGAGAAAAACCGACCGGAGACTAATGGAAAGGGATTGAGCACGCAAAACTATGTCTAATGACCACACAGTATGAGCTTTATAGCGGAGTacacagcagaagcaaaggGCTTATGAAAGAAGAGACAAATTCGAAAAGGGTTTGAAGGACTATTTGCTAGATTCAATAAGTATAGTCGTAAACATGTGGCGTACAGTGGGCATCGAAGAAGGACGATAACGCACGACATCAAATGTACCGGCGCGATACTCACCCCCGCCGATATCGGCCTCAGCAACCGACATCTGCTTACCGGTAGGCGCGCATTTGCTTCACATTTCGGTTCGCCGTTTATGAACCCCCGGATACGAAAAGGGGTCCGGTGCACGGATCACTAGATCATCAGCGCAAGGAACTGGACGCGAGCGCTGTGTACAGTAAAGAGTAATAAATAGGAATCAGGAGGAGCAAAGAAGCCACTTAGATGTTGGCCCCAAAACGAAGCAACACTTTGACCACTGAGAAGAAGCATAGAGTGCGTGCGCCTCTCGAGCAGTGTTCTCGGCGATGCGAAGACGATTCCGATAAGAATCTATTAAAAACATTATCCTCTCTACAAACGACTTTAAACCCTCCtttacttccttttttttttaatattccaGGACTTGTGGACAGCAGAATGTAAAgtgtttttattgctttataAAAACTGATGATCACGACCCAACACCAAATGGGGGTGTGAACGGCGCGTGTTATCTGCTATTGCAGGTTACAtctgcgcacacacagcgcaccccttttttgcttcccACCCGATGCAGGCGATCGCCTCTGCACGGGCCACAATGCCGAGCGAATATGTATGGCCTCCGCGCTTTCGGCCTCTATCTGTCTCTCCACGCACGCAAGGTGCTCCAACAAAAGCCATCCGtaacatctgctgctgctgcacccaaAACTCGTTCTTTCGCGCCGCGTATCCCTACGCACATCTTCGTACGCGCGCACGTTCCATCCATGTGTTGGTGtgaggaaagggaaaacatctGCTGCCCGATTACCCGCgcccatcgtcgttgtcgtcgcacCCGACAAGGATGGTGTACAAGCTGCGGACGCAGAAAGGTGTCGTCGCCGTGAAACGGTCGAGCCTTCCTAGCGTGCGGTTGGTGTGGCGCGCTTCGCTCGTTCTCCGGTTTTCCGCTGGAATCGTTTTGTGCCAATCAAGGATAATCAGGCCAGCGTGAGCGTGGGTGGTCTAAAAAGCAAGTAAAGGCCGGCCTTGCTCGAGAAGAAATTATTCCAAGTGAATCGCTAGTGTGTCCTAGAGTCCAAGACATCCTGCCGAAATTCGTGCGTGCTCTttgtggttgtgtgcgtgtgcctgGAATGGTGCTGTGTGTATGCAAAAGTGTGTCCTGTCCGCCCGTCGTGCGCACGAGCGCCACACCGCCGCGGCACAACGTGATTGAATCGAACCAACGAGAGAGCAACCCACCTTCGGTTTTCGGTCGGTTCGTGGTTTGCTGTACGGTGCTgtgcggtgctgtgctgtgcctgtgcctgtggaCAAGTGGGTTAGGAGCTGCTAAACGCGTGGCCACTCTCGGTTCAGGCTAATCAGGACAGTGGCCAGCCCCGCGTCGTGAGCCCACAAGTGACCATCGCGACCTCATCGCTCATTAATCTAATTTAAAACCGCGCACAACAACCTGCCCATCAAAGCAAGCGTTGACCAGGGCGCACGGTGCGACGGAAACAGTGcaaagcaggcaggcagtgaTCAGGCAGCATGAGtagtgcttcttcttcgaccgctgccgccaccaccgccgccggaaGTAGTGCGGCTAACGGTGCCACCGAACGATCTGGACCACAAGTCGCGaacggtggccagccagcggtaGAAGATGGTAGTGGTCGCGGTAGCGGAAGTGACACTGCTGGCAGTAATGGCGGTGGCAGTAGTAACCTGGACCAACCCGGAGGTTCGACCTCAGCGAACGCTACGACAACAACGGggccagcggcagcatcgGGTACCACAGCGGCCGTGGTACGCCGGAAAACGAACGTCTGCCTCATCTGTGGCATCTATACCAATCTGTCTTTTAACATATTTGAGCCGCGCAACGGGCCCAACATCATCGATGTCATCTACGAGAAGTACAAGTTTCGGGTAAGTGCTGCTCTCTGACCGCGGATGCAGGAGGACGGAAATCGGATTCCGTTACTTGGCACACACCAAGGCTTGGTGGAGGCGCGGCGCGGCCCACTCGCCCTTCCCCCGCTGCTCTACGGTTGCTCCGGTTTATTGCCCCGAGTTATTGATTTTCATGCCGCATCTCCCGTGCTCCTTGCGGGCTTCTTccgttcgtttttcctttgggCTTCCTTGTGCCTTGGTGTAGGTATCGTAAGGACTGGCGCGCACGTGTACGCAAGCATGTATTCGTGTGAGAAGcctgcgcgtgtgtatgtgtgtgtctgtggatcCTTGCCTCCCACGcacatccttcttcttcgtccatGCTTCTCGCCTTCCAGGCCAATTGGAGCGGACACACACATCGGCTTTACGGCATACGAAGATACGAAAAGATGTgggaaagaaggaggagaagaatggATGCGCAGTgtagagaagagaagaaaagggcaCTGGGAAGGGTACGTAGCAGCTGGCAGGCTCCTTTGATGCAACGAGCAACCGCGGATCATCGAACCCTGTTCAGTCGTGATTACTGAACAGCCGGATCAATTTTATGACCCCCGTTCGTCCCTGCACCCCACCTCCTGGCAATGCCCGTGTTCCATCCTTGATCTTGATGTTGAAAAGGGATCAAACACTTTTTGGCGGGATGGCACCATCTGTGTCAGCTGTGTCGTCCCTAGAATCACGTTGGAAGGAATTTCACTGCAGATGTTGACTCAGAACGAAGCCAATGTGTGCTTAGATTACATTCTCTTCTGCCGGTCTTTGGCCTACCTTAATCACTTCAAACACTGCAAACCATTCTAGATTTCAATTAACTGAATTTTTAGATGGATTTTTTTAACATGCTGATGTGCTGCGTCAGTCTCACTTTGCGAATTGCCATTATGCAATTAAgttgaactatttttttttctttcttccctttgCAGGCGGAACGGGGCGATAATGCCGACAAGCACATCTGCTTTAGCTGCAACAACTGGCTGATTAACTGGTACTCGCTTCAGAACACTTCCGGATCGCGAACCTATGAGCCCACCCCGTCGACCAGCCGCTCAtcggacagcagcaacaaccgtcACAGCcacaaacgaaccaaacacTCCCGTGGCGGCGGGGGTGCTGGAGAAAACGACAAAGAGAACGCCCGAGGCACTGGATCACTGCTGCGATCGATGCTCGAGCAGCACGATCAAGTATCTTCGACAACAGCACCACTCGACGATTGTGGTGCGAAGCATTTAAAGGATGAGTGTACGACCGCGACCTATGCGTTGCCCTATGCCAAGCGTATGTGCCGAGCGATGGCACCCTCTGCTAGTAGATACAATCGAAGGGTAGCGCTGAAGGAAAACCATTGCCAACCAGCATCAGCCAACGTCGGTACATCTCAGGTGTTGCATCGGAACGCACGAATGCGGTTCACCAATCGGGAAGTGGATGTGGAATCCGTAGCGGAGGTGACGAGTACCACGTGCGAGGTGGATCCCTGCACGATGATACGGAAGATGTTCGAAGGTCAGCTGATCCGTATGCTCGAGGGTCAAGGTACGAGCGTAACACGCGAGACTATACCATTAAACGACGAGGTAACAACCGCTagaacaaaccaaacgaatcCACAGCCAGCCCGATCGCGAGCGCCACGTGCGGCGATCATTTCGAACGGATCCAGTGGAGTGGACGCTAAC
Proteins encoded in this region:
- the LOC126574406 gene encoding sister chromatid cohesion protein PDS5 homolog B; protein product: MADITYPAGCRPINEDLGQDELIRRLKTLTHTLQAMGQDEGMYTQYIPLAVHLADEFFLQHPSRDVQLLIACCIADVLRVYAPEAPYKDQEQIKGIFMFLIRQLNGLRDPKDPAFKRYFYLLENLAYVKSFNMCFELEDCQEVFCTLFSLMFKIVNDEHSPKVKSFMLDVLAPLITESDSVSYDLLDLLYINIVEPLKTQKRNAYELAKELIAKTSDTLESYTQAFFNQILILDKFDKQYQVMPKIYDVIYELNVIAPNILLSVLPQLECKLKSSHESERLKAVSMLARMFSERGSTVAKQYGPLWRQFLGRFYDIAVPIRIKCVQSTMHFLLNHPHLRRDIIDILRNRQHDSDETVRYEVVMAIVETAKRDFQIVSESEDLLEFVKERTLDKKYKIRKEAMNGLAMIYKKYLSDKNVPEATKKAVNWIKDKILHGYYMTGVEDRLLVERLLITCLVPYQLPAEVRMKKLYQLLGTIDDNATKAFIELQKNQLKVRRSVADWIKLHRLKELTPALQKELNVKCSNIAKQLPDPIKAQEFLLKFSAQMRKDPKLIAEMETILKRDVSCRECADTMAIVLKKLGQPILTNTYYNTVKMLLERIASVMVDKQSIGVLIELIQECMNGSQEVCDEVSLPTDTAGERGLKLLTVLAYVFSAHFQHDEILRHMIGLLNFDEPYVAPYVLKAFTYLGRYKALIESHPAVLRELAPLCREFAIAGTPKQAKHAIRCMFVNTQPAGVTGGDRGGGAASDGATGSSAADLTGIDIFPEIVESLKVTLHPQSEHYRTAIVTLGHIAYNLPEKFHVQIKNIISRKIVKELLVKETADGRAGVPSKEWCDEDELPEETRCKVEGLKTMARWLLGLKKDVVSAQKTFRMLNAFISKKGDLLEQGGALSAAEKSWLRLSAGKAMLKICEQKGVGDQFIADQFYNLSQLMTDPVPEVRDTFVKKLHKGLNKGVPHKCLPLDFMGYYALGGRETERSLLQQIKSNIETDVNRRREYVKTFATVERAMSQLPHILPDYMLVFAVSVLTHDPQFTRPSDPAQLRQIERCLWLVLEPLVTNKEFFCFGFYKNLIERMKNHKDALTPDDETTNHKLWAICDIAMGLLLTRLSSYDVRESPVEARIPSMYFQPQPEDFHNDRYYIPDDMFALTKGGGSVPTVPSVKSTTSASAATVGGASTILTLKQGSSGRMGRRISNHQEEHSDHTDNGAEDKNGGTSRRRRHGAAAPSTRRGQSNDDDDDSGDGGGRDEEDDDEEEDSNKDVDHEQAEEAEDDEDSRPPPPKRAHK
- the LOC126574412 gene encoding protein phyllopod — its product is MSSASSSTAAATTAAGSSAANGATERSGPQVANGGQPAVEDGSGRGSGSDTAGSNGGGSSNLDQPGGSTSANATTTTGPAAASGTTAAVVRRKTNVCLICGIYTNLSFNIFEPRNGPNIIDVIYEKYKFRAERGDNADKHICFSCNNWLINWYSLQNTSGSRTYEPTPSTSRSSDSSNNRHSHKRTKHSRGGGGAGENDKENARGTGSLLRSMLEQHDQVSSTTAPLDDCGAKHLKDECTTATYALPYAKRMCRAMAPSASRYNRRVALKENHCQPASANVGTSQVLHRNARMRFTNREVDVESVAEVTSTTCEVDPCTMIRKMFEGQLIRMLEGQGTSVTRETIPLNDEVTTARTNQTNPQPARSRAPRAAIISNGSSGVDANGNMDTPENIDVVLSFDSAISEVIGAVPSLKEPQTAANSGSSSASCDHETFLRTLLDNHRQLYEGLTVSVIGGDRLQ